From Segatella copri, the proteins below share one genomic window:
- a CDS encoding RelA/SpoT family protein: MNETPFKFTSEEKEQTLQILERLRTAVGDTFKPGDEQHLREDIQHAFINHQIKRNVFGMNPILAALQTAEIAVNEIGLKRDGIIAILMQTSVIDGYQTIEEIQKKYGDSVAHIISGLLRIHDLYKRNPIIESENFRNLLISFSEDMRVILIMIADRVNVMRQIRDTKQEEAKHEVSEEASYLYAPLAHKLGLYKLKSELEDLSLKYLEHDAYYMIKDKLNATKASRDAYIARFIQPIQEKLDAAGLKYHMKGRTKSIHSIWQKMKKQKCAFEGVYDLFAIRIILDAPREKEYMQCWQTFALITDMYQPNPKRMRDWLSVPKSNGYESLHTTVLGPENKWVEVQIRTERMDDIAEHGLAAHWRYKGIKQGEGGIDEWLANIRAALESNDDLQLMDQFTTDLKEDEVYVFTPKGDLLNFQKGATVLDFAYYIHSRIGNTCVGGKINGRAVTFRQELHSGDQVEILTQSNQKPRREWLNIVQTSKAKAKIRLALKETQKKDGLYAKELLERRFKNRKLDIDESIMARIIKKMGYKENSDFYKDVAEEKIDVNSIIERYIEERDHDLNLANTNKPAESAENFEFENPTEELMKQSDDVLVIDEHLKGIDFELAHCCHPIYGDPIFGFVTISKGIKVHRMDCPNAKELRRRFGYRIVKAKWSGKGTSKYAITLRIIGNDDIGIVSNITNIISKEDKLIMRGINISSKDGLFSGNVTVMIDDAGKTDALIKKLSAVKGVKQVTRI, from the coding sequence ATGAACGAAACACCTTTTAAATTCACATCCGAAGAAAAAGAGCAGACACTCCAGATACTGGAGCGCCTGAGAACCGCCGTGGGCGATACATTCAAGCCAGGCGATGAGCAGCATCTGCGTGAAGACATACAGCATGCCTTCATCAACCATCAGATTAAGCGCAATGTCTTCGGAATGAACCCAATACTCGCTGCCCTGCAAACCGCAGAAATCGCAGTAAACGAGATAGGTCTGAAACGAGATGGCATCATCGCCATCCTGATGCAGACCAGCGTCATCGATGGCTATCAGACCATCGAAGAGATACAGAAGAAATACGGAGATAGCGTAGCCCACATTATCAGTGGTCTGCTTCGCATCCACGATTTATATAAGCGCAACCCTATCATAGAGAGCGAGAACTTCAGAAATCTGCTTATCTCATTCTCTGAGGATATGCGCGTCATCCTCATCATGATTGCCGACCGCGTGAATGTGATGAGACAGATACGCGATACCAAACAGGAAGAGGCAAAGCATGAAGTAAGCGAAGAGGCAAGCTACCTCTATGCCCCACTCGCCCACAAACTGGGACTCTACAAACTGAAGAGCGAACTGGAAGACCTCAGTCTGAAGTATCTAGAGCACGATGCCTACTATATGATAAAGGACAAGCTGAACGCCACCAAGGCTTCGCGCGATGCCTATATCGCCCGCTTCATCCAGCCAATCCAGGAAAAGCTCGATGCTGCCGGTCTGAAATATCACATGAAAGGCCGCACCAAGAGTATCCACTCCATCTGGCAGAAGATGAAAAAGCAGAAGTGCGCCTTCGAGGGTGTATACGATCTCTTTGCCATCCGTATTATCCTCGATGCACCAAGAGAGAAAGAGTATATGCAGTGCTGGCAGACCTTTGCCCTCATCACCGACATGTATCAGCCAAACCCAAAGCGTATGCGCGACTGGCTCAGCGTGCCTAAGAGCAACGGTTATGAAAGTCTGCATACCACCGTACTGGGTCCTGAAAACAAATGGGTAGAGGTACAGATCAGAACCGAACGCATGGACGATATTGCAGAGCACGGACTTGCTGCCCACTGGCGCTACAAGGGTATCAAGCAGGGAGAAGGCGGTATTGACGAATGGCTTGCCAATATCCGTGCTGCCCTGGAAAGCAACGATGATCTGCAGCTGATGGACCAGTTTACCACCGACCTGAAGGAAGACGAAGTATACGTGTTCACTCCAAAGGGCGACCTGCTGAACTTCCAGAAGGGAGCCACGGTACTCGACTTTGCCTACTATATCCACTCCCGCATCGGCAATACCTGTGTGGGCGGAAAGATTAACGGAAGAGCCGTCACCTTCCGACAGGAACTACATTCGGGAGATCAGGTAGAAATCCTCACACAGAGCAACCAGAAGCCACGCCGCGAATGGCTCAACATCGTGCAGACATCCAAGGCTAAGGCCAAGATTCGTCTAGCGCTGAAGGAAACCCAGAAGAAGGACGGCCTCTATGCCAAGGAACTTCTGGAGCGCCGATTCAAGAACAGGAAACTGGATATTGATGAGAGCATTATGGCGCGCATCATCAAGAAAATGGGATATAAGGAGAACTCAGACTTCTATAAGGATGTAGCCGAGGAGAAAATCGACGTGAACAGCATCATCGAGAGATACATAGAGGAGCGCGATCACGACCTGAACCTCGCCAATACCAACAAGCCTGCAGAAAGTGCAGAGAATTTCGAGTTTGAGAATCCTACCGAGGAACTGATGAAGCAGAGCGACGATGTGCTGGTTATCGATGAGCACCTCAAGGGCATCGATTTCGAACTGGCTCATTGCTGCCACCCTATCTACGGCGACCCAATCTTCGGATTCGTTACCATCAGCAAGGGTATCAAGGTACATCGCATGGATTGTCCTAACGCCAAGGAACTACGCCGCCGTTTCGGTTACCGCATCGTGAAGGCGAAATGGAGCGGCAAGGGAACATCCAAGTATGCCATCACGCTCCGCATCATCGGAAACGACGATATCGGTATCGTGAGCAACATCACCAACATTATTTCCAAGGAAGATAAACTCATCATGCGAGGCATCAACATCTCTTCCAAAGATGGTCTCTTCTCAGGCAATGTTACCGTAATGATTGATGATGCCGGCAAAACTGATGCACTCATCAAGAAACTGAGCGCCGTGAAGGGCGTTAAGCAGGTAACGAGAATATAA